The nucleotide sequence GCGCAGGTGCGGGCGGCGGGGAAGGCGCGGCCGCGCCACAGGAGTCCCCAGCGCGCCCACCGTCGGGGGTGACGCCGGTCGCCCTCCGCCGCAGGTGCTCCAGCAGGCGGGCGCTCACGGCGGGCTCCAGGACGCGGCAGGCGGGCAGCACGCGGGCCAGACGGGCCAGGCAGGCGCGGTAGCCCTCACCGTAGCTGTCCGAGGGCGCTGCGGACCGAGAGAGGCGTGAGGCGCGCGGTGGGGTGCGGGGCGGCGGGCGTGGGGCAGGGCTAAGGCGGGGCGGGTCACTCACTAGGCGCTGCGGACGCGCAGGAGGATGCAGGCAGCTCCTGCAGGAAGCGCACGGTCATTTCCAGGATGTCCGCCTTCTCCAGCTTCGAGTAGTGGGAGCTCTGCGCCCGGCCacgagggagaggggcagagacacGGACAAACGAAGACAGATCTCCGGCAGACTGCCGTGAGCACCAATCTCTTGCCTGCGTGTCGGACGCCCGTGGCCCGGGGTGGGGCGGCTCCTCGGCGCCAGCCCCACTCCGGCTCGGCCTCCCGCGCCGCGCGGA is from Zalophus californianus isolate mZalCal1 chromosome 4, mZalCal1.pri.v2, whole genome shotgun sequence and encodes:
- the HES2 gene encoding transcription factor HES-2, coding for MGLPRRSADPAELRKSLKPLLEKRRRARINASLRQLKGLILPLLGRESSHYSKLEKADILEMTVRFLQELPASSCASAAPTPSDSYGEGYRACLARLARVLPACRVLEPAVSARLLEHLRRRATGVTPDGGRAGDSCGAAAPSPPPAPAPAPPAPPRGPGLWRPW